A single genomic interval of Terriglobus albidus harbors:
- a CDS encoding alpha/beta hydrolase family protein, with protein sequence MNSREFLDAPPNEIPVRGYLHLPTHPGGDCLVLTHGAGANCNAPLLVALADAFCASGMTVLRCDLPFRQLRPHGPPPRGSAERDQQGLQAAVASMRRQGAGRIFLGGHSYGGRQASMLAAAESDLVEKLLLLSYPLHPPQRPSELRTGHFPDLKTPALFVHGVRDGFASSDEMAVALKLIPAQTELLSIASAGHELLTKKNHDELPKKVVEVFRSFAYDVVA encoded by the coding sequence ATGAACAGTCGAGAGTTTCTTGACGCTCCGCCGAATGAAATACCCGTTCGAGGGTACCTGCACCTGCCCACTCATCCTGGTGGCGATTGCCTCGTGCTGACGCACGGTGCGGGAGCGAATTGCAACGCTCCACTTCTCGTCGCACTGGCGGATGCGTTCTGCGCCTCGGGGATGACTGTCCTCCGCTGTGATCTCCCCTTCCGTCAGTTGCGGCCGCATGGGCCGCCACCCCGTGGCAGCGCGGAGCGTGACCAGCAGGGACTGCAAGCCGCAGTGGCCTCCATGCGGCGACAGGGTGCGGGCCGTATCTTTCTGGGCGGCCATTCGTATGGAGGAAGGCAAGCGTCGATGCTCGCGGCGGCTGAATCCGATCTTGTAGAGAAGCTCCTGCTGCTCTCATACCCGCTCCACCCTCCACAACGACCCAGTGAGTTACGCACCGGGCATTTCCCGGATCTCAAAACTCCTGCGCTCTTCGTTCACGGCGTGCGGGACGGGTTCGCCTCCAGCGACGAGATGGCAGTGGCGCTAAAGCTTATTCCGGCACAAACCGAACTACTTTCGATCGCCAGCGCGGGGCATGAACTCCTGACCAAGAAGAATCATGATGAGCTGCCCAAGAAGGTAGTCGAAGTGTTCCGGTCCTTTGCTTACGACGTAGTTGCTTGA
- a CDS encoding TIGR03118 family protein: protein MILLATTQVAAQTSYKRTNLVSDIPGVANFADPNLVNAWGIVNAGSAGPIWIVDNGTGLSPVYNGEGVAFPTSSPLVVTIPTPPNSPAGAVAAPTGIVFNSTGSFVVSAGGNSGASRFIFATEEGTISGWNSTVDRTHAILAVNNSGPGVSAGRTGLGAVYKGLANGNNGSGDFLYATNFRDGVVEMYDAHFQLVKSFTDSEIPSGFAPFGIRNIDGKLFVTYAKQDAKRHDDVKGPGNGFIDIFDLNGNLQSRFTSNGTLNSPWGLAVAPVNFGAFSGLLLVGNFGDGRINAFSLSTGNLLGQLQDTFGNPMTIDGLWGLNFGNGAFQAPTTTLFFTAGIADESHGLFGAITTP from the coding sequence GTGATCCTCTTGGCCACTACTCAAGTGGCTGCTCAAACATCCTACAAGCGCACGAATCTGGTCTCGGATATCCCTGGCGTCGCTAACTTTGCCGACCCAAACCTGGTCAACGCATGGGGGATTGTCAATGCCGGCAGCGCCGGGCCCATCTGGATCGTCGACAATGGCACCGGACTCTCTCCGGTGTACAACGGGGAGGGCGTGGCATTTCCGACGAGCTCTCCGCTTGTGGTGACTATTCCCACGCCGCCCAATAGCCCGGCCGGTGCGGTCGCCGCGCCAACGGGCATCGTGTTCAACAGTACGGGCAGTTTTGTTGTTTCCGCCGGCGGAAACTCCGGCGCGAGCCGTTTCATCTTCGCTACGGAAGAAGGCACCATAAGCGGATGGAACTCCACGGTGGACCGCACTCACGCGATCCTGGCGGTGAACAATTCGGGCCCGGGCGTCAGCGCGGGTCGCACCGGGCTCGGGGCCGTCTACAAGGGTCTGGCAAACGGCAACAACGGCTCCGGAGACTTTCTTTATGCGACCAACTTCCGTGATGGCGTGGTCGAAATGTACGACGCGCACTTTCAGCTTGTGAAATCGTTCACGGACAGCGAGATTCCCAGCGGATTCGCGCCGTTCGGCATTCGCAACATCGACGGTAAGTTATTCGTGACCTATGCAAAACAGGACGCGAAACGCCATGACGACGTGAAAGGGCCAGGCAATGGGTTCATCGACATCTTCGACCTGAATGGCAATCTGCAGAGCAGGTTTACCTCCAATGGAACACTGAACTCACCGTGGGGGTTGGCGGTCGCTCCCGTGAATTTCGGCGCGTTCAGCGGCTTATTGCTGGTCGGCAACTTCGGAGACGGCAGGATCAACGCCTTCAGTCTGAGCACGGGCAATCTTCTCGGCCAGTTGCAGGACACATTCGGAAACCCCATGACGATCGATGGCCTGTGGGGATTGAACTTCGGGAACGGCGCCTTTCAGGCCCCGACGACGACGCTCTTCTTTACTGCCGGTATCGCTGATGAAAGTCACGGCTTGTTCGGAGCCATTACTACGCCGTGA